The following DNA comes from Marispirochaeta aestuarii.
GGAATTCCCTTCGATCAGGAGCAGGACAAGGCCCGTACCTACGATATCTACTGCTCCCTCGTCAAGGGCAATCTGGCTCCCCTGCCCGGAAGCATAGACTTTGTCCACCGATGCCGCAGCCTGGGGTTCAAAACTGCCCTGGTTACCAGCACCGATTACATCAAGATGAAGGCCAATATCGACGAGATCGGTCTGGCCGACGGATCCTTCGACGTAATGATAAACGGCCTGGACGTTACACGGCGTAAACCCTATCCGGATATGTACCTGCTCGCGGCACGCCGTCTGGGGGTTCCGCCGGAGAACTGCCTTGTGGTCGAAGACGCAATAGCAGGAGTCGAGGCTGCCGTGGCGGCAGGCTGCCGCTGCCTTGCCCTTACAAGCAGCTTCAGCAGGGATGAACTCTCGGCGGCGGACTGGATTATAGGAAGCCTGGAAGAAGTTCCGGAGGAAGTTCTGCAGTGGTAGAGTGGGAGGACATGACTCCGGAAGAACGGGACCGTTTTATCTACCTCTCCCTGAGCGAAAACGCCCTCAAGGCGATCGTCATGATCATGCAGCGCAAGCATGGTCCCGATGTTTCGACGGAGACGATTATGCGATATGCCTTTAAAATAGCCCGGGACCGCATGACGCCGAAGCATCTGAAGAAGAAATCCGGAAAAGCTTAAGCACCGGCAAACGGAGGCTGTAATTCCCTGTCCCGCCAGGGACGGTGACGCAGGCTCAGACTGTCATCCTCACCACCGGTCTCTTCCAGCCCCGCAATCTCCGGGAGAATAAGGTCGGTCTCCTGAGCGGTGATTACCGGAAGGTCATAACAGGTGTTCCGGTGTTTTAGCTCACCCTTTCTTGTTCTGTATTCTTCAACAAAGCCGAGGTGTTCCTTCATGCGCCGCCGGTTGATGCTGTGGGCGATTTTCCCGGGGGAACACTGTTCGCGGAGGGAAGTAGCAGCCGATTCCGCGAGAACGGGATCTATCTCCGTACCAATAGAAGAGCGGCCCGCGGCAGCGGCGGCCAGGGCCGTGGTCCCCGTCCCCAGGAAGGGGTCGGCCACCAGGTCCCCCTGCACCGAATACATGCAGATCAGGCGGTATGCCAGTTCGAAGGGATAGGCCCCGCTCCTCTCCCGGGCAGCCCTCCCCTTCAGGAGCTGACGTTCCCCGGCAAGGTCCCAGAGATCGGAAAACCAGCGGTTCCGCTCCTCCCAGAAGTAGGCACTGCGCCGGCGAAGGGCCTTCTGATCCCCCGTAAATACCCGTTTTCCCCCTTTACGGAAGATAAGGATGTGCTCATGCTCCAGGGTCACATAGGCTCCCGCCGGAAGCATTCCGGAACCCATGAACTTGTTCGGTGCGTTGGTACTCTTGCGCCAGATAATACGGGGCAGTACGGAAAATCCCAGATTCGAGAAAGCCGTCACTATACGCTCGGCGTTCGGGTAGAGCATAAAGGTTCCGTCCACAGTCCTGAGGGCGTCTCCCACATTGATGCAGACAATCCCCCCGGGCATTACCAGAGGCGCCATGATCGCCCAGACCCGGTCAAGCACATCATGCATGGCACGAAAGGCCTTCCAGCCCTGATTCCCGGAGAGAAGCTCCCTGATACGTCCGTCCTGGAGGGAAAAGGTCTCATCCCACATGGAGATCATCGGGTAAGGCGGAGAGCTGAGCACGAGGGCAAGGCTGTCGGGATTCAGGGAACTCAGGACAGAAGCATCCTTCGGCAGAATCCTGTGCCGGGTAGTAAATTCCAGGGGAGCATCTTCCACAAGCGGATTGTACCATAGATTTTTTCAAGAAACAGCCTGTTTTTTCTTGTCCTTTATTGTCACGTATTGTACACTATTTATATGAAAAGGACAGAAGATTCCTTAATGACCCTCAGTGAAATGGCTGAGTATCTTCAGGTGG
Coding sequences within:
- a CDS encoding HAD family hydrolase, which produces MGHLEAVLFDMDGVLTDSEELIAEAGVRMFAQKGYAVTHDDFYPFRGYGENRFLGGVAQKYGIPFDQEQDKARTYDIYCSLVKGNLAPLPGSIDFVHRCRSLGFKTALVTSTDYIKMKANIDEIGLADGSFDVMINGLDVTRRKPYPDMYLLAARRLGVPPENCLVVEDAIAGVEAAVAAGCRCLALTSSFSRDELSAADWIIGSLEEVPEEVLQW
- a CDS encoding DNA-methyltransferase, with translation MEDAPLEFTTRHRILPKDASVLSSLNPDSLALVLSSPPYPMISMWDETFSLQDGRIRELLSGNQGWKAFRAMHDVLDRVWAIMAPLVMPGGIVCINVGDALRTVDGTFMLYPNAERIVTAFSNLGFSVLPRIIWRKSTNAPNKFMGSGMLPAGAYVTLEHEHILIFRKGGKRVFTGDQKALRRRSAYFWEERNRWFSDLWDLAGERQLLKGRAARERSGAYPFELAYRLICMYSVQGDLVADPFLGTGTTALAAAAAGRSSIGTEIDPVLAESAATSLREQCSPGKIAHSINRRRMKEHLGFVEEYRTRKGELKHRNTCYDLPVITAQETDLILPEIAGLEETGGEDDSLSLRHRPWRDRELQPPFAGA